A region from the Benincasa hispida cultivar B227 chromosome 12, ASM972705v1, whole genome shotgun sequence genome encodes:
- the LOC120068388 gene encoding uncharacterized protein LOC120068388, whose amino-acid sequence MINDHTHPSGLVLSNTEAIRSFLTSASIDSQLSDELRQIASDLASQQNIPYKPLRAIWFAKESSARPDLLRLLAGSEFVLTSPKPREKSEELKARLKKLADVAERKAYQELVKDIAPKKPIEEPFSSYKDQLGFGLHVVLIMFTGYLVGYALFRALFRHDPIMSAAGGILGLVFGMLVETLLFIIRSSNYDNRSSSSSHSKLKKSQ is encoded by the exons ATGATCAACGACCACACACATCCGTCTGGTCTTGTTCTATCTAACACCGAAGCAATTCGCTCATTTCTGACCTCAGCGTCCATAGACTCGCAACTTTCCGATGAACTCCGGCAGATTGCTTCAGATCTCGCTTCACAACAAAACATTCCGTATAAGCCGCTGAGAGCTATCTGGTTTGCTAAGGAATCATCCGCACGGCCGGACTTGCTTCGTCTTTTGGCTGGATCGGAGTTCGTCTTGACAAGCCCTAAACCCAGAGAGAAG AGTGAGGAGTTAAAGGCTAGACTGAAGAAGCTTGCAGATGTAGCAGAGAGGAAGGCTTATCAGGAACTGGTGAAAGATATTGCACCTAAGAAACCAATTGAGGAGCCTTTCTCTTCCTACAAGGATCAGCTCGGATTTG GTTTACATGTCGTGTTGATAATGTTTACTGGCTATCTGGTTGGATATGCTTTATTCCGAGCATTGTTTAGGCATGATCCAATCATG AGTGCTGCTGGAGGTATCCTTGGATTAGTTTTCGGCATGCTTGTAGAAACACTTCTTTTCATTATTCGATCGTCCAATTATGATAATCGGTCTTCATCATCTTCCCATTCTAAGCTAAAGAAGAGTCAGTAG